A single Anopheles arabiensis isolate DONGOLA chromosome 2, AaraD3, whole genome shotgun sequence DNA region contains:
- the LOC120896933 gene encoding mucin-5AC-like translates to MFREVAISEAVGGGIAMKETFATVVTLLALTGHLCSGAGLAIGKVSVGPVTVGPVTVSVAPVTVPSVTVGPISVSVAPVTVPPVTVSIPGVTVPPVTVASLAVTVPTLGVTVPTLGVTVPTLGVTVPTLGVTVPSAIPILGSVAGLLTTTTTAAPTTTTTKAPDSTVSFNIGGSILTVVASDVATIQAVIAALQAAAVTTTVAPTTTTTTTASPTTTTTTSAVTTTTTAATTTTAAATTTTTTAAATTTTAAATTTTTTTTTVAPTTQASGSISISITINYNGSNVIVVANNASLLTLLTQLLNQLSSTTTTVAAASSSTSSTTTTTTTTTAAAPTTTRRAGGCHRHDHSHEHFGFGFGGRIGIGGPGGVLSIGGGIRIGRPPVAPPAPLITSGPIVPFAPVVNPIGLVARPVLTAAGRIVNGIGQGISNIAGGIANAAGAVVGAGAGLSAGVGVGGGFGIGVGGRGGVALMG, encoded by the exons ATGTTTCGTGAAGTTGCTATTTCGGAAGCAGTAGGTGGAGGTATCGCAATGAAAGAAACATTCGCCACAGTCGTGACACTTTTAGCCCTTACCGGGCACCTGTGTAGCGGGGCTGGACTCGCGATTGGTAAAGTCTCGGTCGGTCCGGTCACTGTTGGACCGGTGACGGTATCAGTGGCGCCTGTCACCGTTCCGTCGGTAACTGTTGGACCTATTTCCGTGTCCGTCGCACCTGTTACGGTTCCGCCCGTAACTGTCTCGATCCCGGGAGTGACAGTACCTCCTGTAACAGTTGCATCACTCGCCGTTACCGTACCAACCTTGGGAGTCACAGTTCCAACGCTGGGCGTTACAGTTCCCACGTTGGGAGTAACAGTGCCCACGCTCGGCGTCACAGTACCATCTGCCATCCCCATACTTGGCTCGGTGGCAGGTCTACTGACCACTACAACGACTGCTGCACCAACCACGACCACGACAAAAGCACCTGACAGTACCGTCAGTTTCAACATCGGTGGCA GCATCCTCACTGTTGTTGCATCTGACGTAGCAACAATTCAGGCTGTAATTGCTGCCTTACAAGCGGCTGCCGTAACTACTACAGTTGcacccacaacaacaacaacaaccacagctAGTCCAACTACAACAACGACTACATCAGCGGTAACGACGACCACGACTGCGGCCACAACcacaacggcagcagccacaacaacaaccaccactgCTGCAGCAACTACCACAACTGCTgcagcaaccacaacaacgACCACGACCACTACCGTAGCTCCTACAACTCAGGCGTCAGGATCTATTTCGATCTCTATCACGATCAATTACAATGGGTCTAACGTTATTGTGGTAGCTAACAATGCTTCACTGCTCACACTGCTGACACAGCTGCTTAATCAACTGTCCTCTACCACAACCACTGTCGCAGCAGCGAGTAGTTCAACATCTTCCACCACGACAACGACCACCACAACGACGGCAGCTGCACCGACGACAACTCGTCGCGCAGGTGGTTGCCATAGACACGATCACAGCCACGAGCATTTCGGCTTCGGATTTGGTGGAAGAATCGGTATCGGTGGTCCTGGCGGTGTCCTGAGCATTGGCGGAGGAATACGCATTGGAAGGCCACCGGTCGCTCCTCCTGCTCCGCTCATCACATCCGGTCCAATAGTACCGTTCGCTCCGGTTGTTAATCCTATTGGTCTCGTTGCCCGACCCGTGCTGACTGCTGCTGGGCGCATTGTGAATGGAATAGGGCAGGGCATTAGCAATATAGCAGGTGGAATTGCAAATGCGGCTGGTGCTGTGGTTGGCGCTGGTGCAGGACTTTCTGCGGGGGTAGGTGTGGGCGGTGGTTTTGGCATTGGTGTGGGCGGCAGAGGTGGTGTAGCGTTGATGGGTTAG
- the LOC120896932 gene encoding cell wall protein DAN4-like, with the protein MKTNILLTLTVAACLLISQVQAQATVAINVGGGTITVASSDINTILAIVAALQSTTTTAAATTTTAGAVTTTTTAVPTTTTTTAAPTTTTTTAAPTTTTTTAAPTTTTTTAAPTTTTTTAAPTTTTTTAAPTTTTTTAAPTTTTTTAAPTTTTTTAAPTTTTTTAAPTTTTTTAAPTTTTTTAAPTTTTTTAAPTTTTTTAAPTTTTTTAAATTTTAATTTTTAATISVVVTVNGSSVTVSSSNNSLVNTVLQIIASLTATTTTAAATTTTTTAATTTTTSATTTTAAATTTTTTAAATTTTTTAAPTTTTTTTVAPTTTTTTTAAPTTTTTTTAAPTTTTTTTVAPTTTTTTIASTTTTTRRPCGTRIPIGLGGGFGIIGGLGPLGFGVGLRGGIGGSLGAPQVGGFGILPAVGQVVRTGLGVVGSAANLAGNVVGAVGNAAGGLLGGLSNAAAGIGSGLNAGLSGGIGARVGSGFGGSLQAGGGFGSNLQAGSGFGGSFRTGFRAGLMG; encoded by the exons ATGAAGACAAACATTTTATTAACTTTAACTGTGGCAGCATGTCTGCTTATCAGTCAAGTGCAGGCCCAAGCTACTGTAGCTATAAATGTTGGTGGAG GTACTATCACAGTCGCTTCGAGCGATATTAACACCATTCTGGCAATAGTAGCAGCTTTGCAGTCTACAACCACCACTGCAGCTGCGACAACGACTACAGCAGGGGCGGTGACTACAACGACTACGGCCGTTCCGACAACTACAACGACTACGGCCGCTCCGACAACTACAACGACTACAGCTGCCCCGACTACTACAACAACTACAGCTGCTCcgactactactacaactacaGCTGCTCcgactactactacaactacgGCCGCCCCAacgactactactacaacGGCCGCACCGACAACTACAACTACTACTGCCGcaccgacaacaacaactactactgCCGCCCCAACAACTACAACTACTACTGCCGCCCCAACAACTACAACTACTACTGCCGCACCAACAACGACTACTACAACTGCGGCTCCGACCACAACTACTACCACTGCGGCTCCGACGACGACTACTACCACTGCGGCTCCGACGACGACTACTACCACTGCGGCTCCGACGACGACTACTACCACTGCGGCTGCGACGACAACAACGGCTGccacaacaactacaacagcTGCCACTATTAGTGTAGTTGTTACTGTCAACGGATCCAGCGTTACTGTGTCGTCCTCCAACAATTCTTTGGTGAATACTGTTCTTCAAATTATTGCTAGCCTTACGGCAACAACCACTACGGCAGCGGCTACAACCACTACTACAACGGCGGCGACCACAACAACTACGAGTGCTACAACTACAACAGCAGCGGCCACAACAACTACCACGACAGCTGCGGCCACGACGACCACTACCACTGCAGCTCCAACCACCACTACAACTACTACTGTTGCTCCAACAACCACTACAACTACCACCGCTGCCCccacgacgacaacgactACTACCGCTGCACCAACGACTACGACGACTACCACAGTTGCTccaaccactaccaccacaactATAGCTAGCACTACTACCACAACCAGAAGACCGTGCGGTACACGTATCCCAATCGGTTTGGGAGGTGGTTTTGGTATCATAGGAGGCCTGGGTCCGCTCGGCTTTGGAGTGGGTCTCCGAGGAGGAATTGGAGGTAGCTTGGGAGCTCCACAAGTAGGAGGATTCGGAATTCTGCCAGCCGTAGGCCAAGTTGTGCGCACGGGACTTGGCGTGGTTGGCTCGGCCGCTAATTTAGCTGGGAATGTAGTTGGAGCCGTTGGTAATGCAGCAGGTGGATTGCTTGGAGGTTTAAGCaatgctgccgctggaattggaTCTGGTCTGAATGCAGGCCTCAGCGGAGGTATTGGAGCAAGAGTGGGAAGTGGATTTGGTGGAAGTCTGCAGGCTGGCGGTGGCTTTGGAAGTAATCTGCAGGCTGGCAGCGGTTTTGGAGGCAGTTTCCGTACTGGATTCCGCGCCGGTCTAATGGGCTGA
- the LOC120896927 gene encoding mucin-5AC-like → MKNYLASLVLAVCLLTGPVASQSATVSINIGGSVITLASSDLSTILAIVAALQTSTTTTAATTTAAATTTVATTAATTAASTTTTAATTAATTAATTAATTTTTAATTAATTAATTAATTTTTAATTAATTAATTAATTTTTAATTAATTAATTAATTTTTAATTAATTAATTAATTTTTAATTAATTAATTTTTAATTAATTAATTAATTTTTAATTAATTAATTAATTAATTTTTAATTAATTAATTTTTAATTAATTAATTTTTAATTAATTTTTAATTAATTTTTTAATTAATTTTTTVAPTTTTTTVAPTTTTTTAAPTATTTTAATTTTAAPSVTITLTLNGNTITIVASDSSLVNLLTQILTSLTATTTTVAPTTTTTTAVPTTTTTTAAPTTTTTTTVAPTTTTTTAAPTTTTTTTVAPTTTTTTAAPTTTTTTVAPTTTTIATSTTTRKCGVGIGIGGGINIGGLGGIGGSIGIGAGLGGIGAGINVGGGLGGLGAGFGAGINLGGAGTGLNVGTGIRPIGSLLGTVINTAGNVAGTAINTAATGIRPIGSLLGTAVNTAGNVAGTAINTAGTGIRPIGSLLGTAINTAGNVAGTAINTAGGVINTAGNLAGTAVNTAGNLAGTAINTAGGAVRGVVGTATNVLGAATNVVGNVAGGLFGGLASGIQAASNVGSRLNVGGSLAGSGGLFGSRLTAGAGFGFAG, encoded by the exons ATGAAGAACTATTTGGCTTCTCTGGTACTCGCCGTGTGTTTACTCACCGGCCCAGTTGCTAGTCAGTCGGCAACGGTATCGATCAATATTGGAGGAA GTGTTATCACTTTAGCGTCGTCGGACTTGTCGACGATATTGGCTATTGTAGCAGCGTTGCAAACATCAACGACAACAACTGCAGCAACGACAACTGCTGCCGCTACTACAACCGTTGCCaccactgctgctactacagCAGCTTCGACCACTACGACGGCAGCCACTACCGCTGCCACCACTGCGGCTACTACAGCAGCTACTACCACTACGACAGCTGCCACTACCGCTGCCaccactgctgctactacagCAGCTACGACCACTACGACAGCTGCCACTACCGCTGCCACCACTGCGGCTACTACAGCAGCTACTACCACTACGACTGCTGCCACTACTGCAGCCACCACTGcggctactactgctgctacgaCAACAACGACAGCTGCAACTACTGCTGCAACTACCGCTGCTACTACAGCTGCTACCACCACTACGACCGCTGCCACCACTGCCGCTACTACAGCAGCTACTACCACTACGACAGCTGCTACCACTGCTGCCACTACTGCCGCTACTACAGCAGCTACTACCACTACGACAGCTGCCACCACTGCTGCCACCACTGCTGCCACTACTGCCGCTACTACAGCAGCTACTACCACTACGACAGCTGCCACCACTGCCGCTACTACAGCAGCTACTACCACTACGACAGCTGCGACTACTGCAGCCACCACTGCTGCTACCACCACTACGACGGCTGCAACAACTGCTGCTACGACGACCACTACTGCTGCCACAACCGCTGCAACTACGACTACTACCACTGCTGCCACAACCGCTGCAACCACAACTACAACTACAGTAGCCCCGACAACTACGACTACTACAGTTGCACCGACTACCACAACCACTACTGCTGCACCGACTGCCACAACCACTACTGCAGCTACGACCACGACAGCGGCCCCTAGTGTGACTATAACTCTTACTCTCAACGGAAATACTATCACCATCGTCGCTTCTGATTCGAGCTTGGTGAATTTGTTGACACAAATTTTGACAAGTTTGACAGCAACGACTACTACTGTTGCCCCGACTACCACAACGACTACTGCTGTCCCGACTACTACGACCACTACTGCTGCACCTACTACTACCACGACCACCACAGTTGCCCCGACTACTACGACCACTACTGCGGCACCTACTACTACCACGACCACCACAGTTGCCCCGACAACTACGACCACTACTGCTGCCCCAACTACCACGACCACAACTGTTGCACCTACCACTACCACGATTGCTACCAGCACGACAACACGTAAATGTGGAGTTGGCATTGGAATCGGAGGTGGAATTAACATTGGAGGACTGGGAGGAATCGGAGGAAGCATTGGTATTGGTGCCGGTCTAGGAGGTATCGGTGCTGGAATAAATGTGGGTGGAGGTTTGGGAGGACTCGGTGCCGGATTTGGTGCTGGTATCAATCTTGGCGGAGCAGGAACCGGACTCAATGTAGGTACTGGAATTCGTCCGATCGGATCGCTTCTCGGAACGGTGATCAATACTGCTGGCAACGTGGCCGGCACTGCAATTAACACGGCTGCCACTGGCATTCGTCCGATCGGATCGCTGCTCGGAACGGCGGTCAATACGGCTGGAAATGTGGCCGGCACTGCAATTAACACGGCTGGCACTGGCATTCGTCCGATTGGATCGCTGCTCGGAACGGCGATCAATACGGCTGGAAATGTGGCCGGAACTGCAATTAACACGGCTGGCGGTGTGATCAATACGGCTGGCAATTTGGCTGGCACTGCTGTCAATACGGCTGGAAACCTGGCCGGAACTGCGATCAATACGGCCGGTGGCGCAGTGCGGGGAGTCGTTGGAACTGCTACCAATGTGCTCGGTGCTGCCACAAACGTGGTTGGCAATGTTGCCGGAGGACTCTTTGGTGGATTGGCCAGCGGCATTCAGGCTGCATCCAATGTTGGCTCCCGGTTGAACGTCGGAGGAAGTCTAGCCGGTAGTGGCGGACTCTTTGGAAGCAGACTGACTGCAGGCGCCGGTTTTGGATTCGCTGGATAA